The following nucleotide sequence is from Streptomyces sp. NBC_00239.
AGATCGCCCGCGCGGTCGAAACGATCCTGCGGACCGCTCCCGCCGCTGCCGGCTCCGCGGACTAGGGCCGGGCTCCGGCGCCGTCGACGGGGTCGCCGGCACGAACGAATCCGAGGAAGCCGTCCCAGGCCGTACCCGTGAAGACGAGGGCCGGGCCCCCGGTCCGCTTCGAGTCACGGACGGCCAGCAGGCCGCCGGTGCCGAGGACGGCCGCCTCGACACAGTTGTTCATCCCGGTACTGCGGCTGCTGCGCCGCCAGTTCGCACTGTGCAGAAGTCCGCCGGTGGATAAGGGGGTTGCGGACATGGTGCCTCCTTACGCGCCGTCAGCGATCCGGCTGATGAGATTCGACGAGTCCTGGAGCGGGAGGGCGTGCGCCTGGATCGTACGGAACGCGGCGCCGTATGCCTCGATGTCTTCCTTCCGCTCCAGATAGAGGCTACTCGTCAAATGGTCGAGAACAACCACGTCCAGATCGACAGTGTCCGGAAATGAGAAAATAACGAAAGGGCCCGTCAGGCCGAGATGGCCCCCGACGCTGAACGGCAGTACCTGTAGCCGCACTTGGGGAAGTCGCGCCACCTCCACCAGGTGGGTCAGCTGCTCGGCCATCACCTCCGGCCCGCCGATCTGGCGGCGCAGCACCGCCTCGTCCAGCACCGCGCTCAGCTGGAGCGGCGGATCGGCCCGCAACACCGTCTGCCGGGCCAGCCGTACGTCGACCAGTGCGTCCACCTTGGGCTCGGGTAGCCCGCCGAGCGCGGCCCGCGTCACCGCCCGGGCGTAGCGGGCGGTCTGCAGAAGCCCCGGAACCACCGAGAGTTCCACGGTCCGCGCGGTGCGCGCCCCGGCCTCCAGGCTGATGAAGTCGCGGTACTCCTGCGGGAGCAGGCCCCGGTACTCGTGCCACCACTGGCGGTCCAGCCCGGTGCTCGGGCCGCCGCTCGCGGCCGAGGCGGCCAAGGCCTCCAGCAGGGACCGCTCGCCGGCGCCGGCCACCCCGTACGTGTCGAGCAGCAGCCGCACGTCCTCAGGTTTCACGCCACTGCGTCCGGTCTCGATGCGGCTGATTTTCGACTGGTGCCAGCCGAGCATCCGGGCCGTTTCACCGCTGGTGAGGCCGGACCGGTCGCGGAGCGCGCGCAGTTCCTCG
It contains:
- a CDS encoding DUF397 domain-containing protein, translating into MSATPLSTGGLLHSANWRRSSRSTGMNNCVEAAVLGTGGLLAVRDSKRTGGPALVFTGTAWDGFLGFVRAGDPVDGAGARP
- a CDS encoding helix-turn-helix domain-containing protein, coding for MQHGPAVRRRQLGEELRALRDRSGLTSGETARMLGWHQSKISRIETGRSGVKPEDVRLLLDTYGVAGAGERSLLEALAASAASGGPSTGLDRQWWHEYRGLLPQEYRDFISLEAGARTARTVELSVVPGLLQTARYARAVTRAALGGLPEPKVDALVDVRLARQTVLRADPPLQLSAVLDEAVLRRQIGGPEVMAEQLTHLVEVARLPQVRLQVLPFSVGGHLGLTGPFVIFSFPDTVDLDVVVLDHLTSSLYLERKEDIEAYGAAFRTIQAHALPLQDSSNLISRIADGA